In a genomic window of Niallia taxi:
- a CDS encoding HAD family hydrolase → MIKGIIFDFDGLIFDTETHQYHLLQELFTEHSCELPLELWQKEIGTHTDFSPFVYLEEQAKRKLDLKILETAFQENFLRKLELEKERPGVKDYLDTAKSLGLKIGLASSSNYDWVSKHLKRLGLFDYFDCIKTSDDVEKVKPDPALYIEAARCLELQPNECIAFEDSAHGAQAAKTAGLNVVIFPNEVTNAMQFCDVDYRFDSMMAMPLADLISKYK, encoded by the coding sequence ATGATAAAAGGAATCATTTTCGACTTTGATGGGCTTATTTTTGACACAGAAACACATCAGTATCACTTACTGCAAGAGCTATTTACAGAACACAGCTGTGAATTGCCTTTAGAATTATGGCAAAAAGAAATAGGCACACACACAGATTTCTCCCCATTTGTTTACCTGGAAGAACAGGCTAAAAGAAAACTCGACTTAAAAATTTTAGAAACAGCTTTTCAAGAAAACTTTCTTCGCAAGCTCGAACTGGAAAAAGAAAGACCTGGTGTTAAAGATTATCTTGATACAGCCAAATCATTAGGTTTGAAAATTGGTCTTGCTTCTAGCTCCAATTATGATTGGGTTTCCAAGCATCTAAAGAGATTAGGTTTATTTGATTATTTTGACTGCATCAAAACCTCTGACGATGTAGAAAAAGTAAAACCAGATCCAGCTTTATACATAGAAGCAGCCCGCTGCCTGGAGCTTCAGCCAAATGAATGCATAGCATTTGAAGATTCTGCTCACGGTGCACAAGCAGCTAAAACAGCAGGCTTGAATGTTGTTATTTTCCCAAATGAAGTGACAAATGCTATGCAATTCTGCGATGTGGATTACCGCTTTGATTCCATGATGGCAATGCCACTAGCTGATTTAATATCCAAATATAAGTAA
- the pdxR gene encoding MocR-like pyridoxine biosynthesis transcription factor PdxR — protein sequence MEWKPDKNNSKAVYKQIADYMEKGIQNGLFPIDKPLPSERKLAEAFKVNRSTIVAAYAELEANGLVEKRRGSGTVVSKDIWGLAKKRIPSWNKYIERGSFQANMPVAQRIRNISEEESLVNFASGELSDELMPDEYVRKIIKSGEFSGHLGYDHPQGNIGLRETIGEHVKRYKGINAEPESILVTSGAQQAIHLIIECLLKPGDAVVIENPSYHYSLPIFKSAGLNVFHLDINKNGINPEDLIDLHKKHQIKMIFLNPIFQNPTGTLLSVAKRKKILDLSSEFGIPIVEDDPYSLLNYTGEDTATLKSLDENGNVLYISSLTKIAASGFRIGWVIGPQPVIERLSDAKQQFDFGHSIFSQWLGNEFLRSEYFETHIQSLKIRLEQKRDKMIKSITELLQDQVDYFFPHGGIHLWCRLKKGIDEIKLLEQSIEEGVIFTPGSILGTKSGFMRLTYGKASDEEIPIGIKRLAKALGKITSQA from the coding sequence ATGGAATGGAAACCAGATAAAAATAACAGTAAGGCAGTATATAAACAAATTGCTGATTATATGGAAAAAGGCATCCAAAATGGACTGTTTCCGATTGATAAACCATTGCCGTCCGAGCGCAAGCTTGCAGAGGCTTTTAAGGTTAATCGTAGTACGATTGTTGCTGCATATGCGGAGCTTGAGGCAAATGGACTTGTAGAAAAAAGAAGAGGCAGTGGCACGGTTGTCAGCAAGGATATATGGGGACTGGCGAAAAAACGGATTCCGAGCTGGAATAAGTATATTGAAAGAGGGTCTTTTCAGGCTAATATGCCTGTTGCTCAGCGCATTAGGAATATTTCTGAAGAGGAAAGTCTTGTGAATTTTGCCAGTGGTGAGCTGTCCGATGAACTTATGCCAGATGAATATGTTCGTAAGATTATTAAATCTGGAGAATTTTCAGGGCATTTAGGCTATGATCATCCTCAAGGGAATATCGGCCTGAGAGAAACGATTGGAGAGCATGTGAAGCGATATAAAGGGATTAATGCCGAACCAGAATCTATTCTCGTTACCTCAGGAGCACAGCAGGCAATACACTTGATTATTGAGTGTTTGCTTAAGCCAGGAGATGCAGTTGTGATCGAAAATCCGTCTTATCATTACAGTCTCCCGATATTCAAGTCAGCAGGGCTGAATGTGTTCCATTTGGATATAAATAAAAATGGTATTAACCCAGAGGACCTAATTGACCTGCATAAAAAGCACCAAATAAAAATGATTTTTCTTAACCCTATTTTTCAAAATCCTACAGGAACATTGCTGTCTGTCGCAAAACGAAAAAAAATATTAGACCTGTCCTCTGAATTTGGCATACCGATTGTGGAGGATGATCCATACAGCCTCCTTAACTACACAGGGGAAGATACAGCAACATTGAAGTCTTTAGATGAAAATGGAAATGTATTGTACATAAGCTCCTTAACTAAAATTGCCGCATCAGGCTTTAGAATTGGCTGGGTAATCGGACCTCAGCCAGTTATTGAAAGACTTTCCGATGCTAAACAGCAATTTGATTTTGGACATTCTATCTTTTCACAGTGGTTAGGCAATGAATTTCTTCGTTCTGAATACTTTGAAACGCATATTCAATCCTTAAAAATTAGGCTCGAACAAAAAAGAGATAAAATGATAAAGAGCATAACAGAGTTATTGCAAGACCAAGTTGATTATTTCTTTCCACATGGCGGAATACACTTGTGGTGCAGGTTAAAGAAGGGCATTGATGAAATTAAACTATTGGAACAGTCAATAGAGGAAGGAGTTATATTTACACCAGGCTCTATCCTTGGCACAAAGTCAGGCTTTATGCGTCTTACATATGGAAAAGCTAGTGATGAGGAAATCCCTATTGGTATCAAAAGACTAGCGAAGGCATTGGGGAAAATAACCAGCCAAGCATGA
- a CDS encoding DUF975 family protein, which produces MIKLAIAQIVLIILWSFLFVIPGIIKGISYSQAFYLLKGHPEYTIFEALAESRRRMHGYKWRYFMLNLRFIGWGIAVSFILGIGSLWLCPYLFTTQGVFYDKYIA; this is translated from the coding sequence ATGATAAAATTAGCGATTGCTCAAATAGTACTCATAATTCTATGGTCGTTCCTTTTCGTAATACCAGGTATTATTAAAGGAATCTCCTATTCTCAAGCGTTTTATTTGCTTAAAGGTCATCCCGAATACACGATATTTGAAGCACTTGCAGAAAGCAGGAGGCGGATGCACGGTTATAAGTGGAGGTACTTCATGTTGAATCTTAGGTTTATTGGATGGGGAATTGCTGTCAGCTTTATTTTAGGGATAGGCAGTCTTTGGCTTTGTCCTTATCTTTTCACAACACAAGGTGTTTTTTATGATAAATATATAGCTTAG
- a CDS encoding 2-isopropylmalate synthase: MKNTEKYSRGYFTPPAKSLKWTEKEYIEAAPTWCSVDLRDGNQALIVPMSLEEKLEYFQLLLEVGFKEIEVGFPAASDTEYAFLRTLIEQNLIPEDVTIQVLTQSREHIIKKTFESLKGVNKAVVHLYNSTSVAQREQVFQKSEQEIIDIAVTGAELLKKYAAETEGNFQFQYSPESFTGTEMEFALNICNSVLDIWQPTLENKVIINLPATVSMSMPHVYASQIEYMSEHLSFRDNVILSLHPHNDRGTGVADAELGVLAGAQRVEGTLFGNGERTGNVDIVTLALNMYSHGVEPNLNFNNIPGILAKYEKLTRMRVPERHPYGGELVFTAFSGSHQDAIAKGMKWREEKNRDYWTVPYLLIDPKDIGRQYEGDIIRINSQSGKGGIGYILKQNYGLDLPAKMRESFGYAVKKVSDNLHKELMPDEIHDIFLNEYVNIDAPVEFIEYQFSQKNSYDTTVAVKKDNTVHEYSGKGNGRLDAISNALQSSLGIQYKDLVYTEHALETGSESKAVSYVGFTAANGSIYWGCGIDADIMTSSIKALFSAVNNMVRSEQPAAEQGYSLSK; encoded by the coding sequence ATGAAAAATACCGAAAAATATTCCAGAGGTTATTTTACCCCTCCCGCAAAAAGTTTGAAATGGACAGAGAAGGAGTACATTGAAGCAGCTCCAACATGGTGCAGCGTGGATCTTCGTGATGGCAACCAAGCGCTAATTGTACCAATGAGCCTAGAAGAAAAACTGGAATATTTTCAATTGCTATTGGAAGTAGGCTTCAAGGAAATTGAAGTTGGTTTTCCGGCAGCATCTGATACAGAATATGCCTTTTTGCGGACATTAATTGAACAAAACTTGATTCCAGAGGATGTAACAATCCAAGTGCTGACACAATCAAGAGAGCATATTATTAAAAAGACGTTTGAATCTCTTAAAGGTGTTAATAAAGCAGTCGTCCATCTGTACAACTCCACATCTGTTGCACAGCGGGAACAGGTTTTCCAAAAGTCAGAACAAGAAATAATAGATATTGCCGTTACTGGTGCTGAGCTATTGAAAAAATACGCAGCAGAAACAGAAGGCAACTTCCAGTTTCAATATTCTCCAGAAAGCTTCACAGGAACAGAAATGGAATTTGCACTAAACATCTGTAACAGTGTACTAGACATCTGGCAGCCAACTTTGGAAAACAAGGTTATCATCAACTTACCAGCAACAGTATCCATGTCAATGCCACATGTTTATGCAAGCCAAATCGAATACATGAGTGAGCACTTAAGCTTTCGGGACAACGTCATTCTATCGCTTCATCCACATAATGACAGAGGTACAGGTGTTGCAGATGCCGAGCTTGGAGTCCTTGCAGGCGCACAAAGGGTGGAAGGAACATTGTTCGGAAATGGGGAAAGAACAGGAAATGTTGACATTGTCACACTTGCACTGAATATGTATTCACACGGCGTAGAGCCGAATTTGAATTTCAATAATATTCCTGGCATCCTAGCAAAATACGAAAAATTGACAAGAATGAGGGTTCCTGAAAGACATCCGTATGGTGGTGAGCTTGTCTTTACAGCATTCTCAGGCTCCCATCAGGATGCAATTGCTAAAGGCATGAAATGGCGTGAGGAAAAGAATCGCGATTATTGGACAGTGCCTTACCTATTAATTGATCCTAAGGATATTGGCAGACAATATGAAGGAGATATTATCCGCATTAACAGCCAATCCGGTAAAGGTGGCATCGGTTATATCCTTAAACAAAATTATGGTCTTGATCTTCCTGCTAAAATGCGTGAAAGCTTTGGATATGCTGTTAAAAAAGTATCCGATAACCTTCATAAGGAGCTTATGCCTGACGAAATTCATGATATCTTCCTGAATGAATATGTCAATATAGATGCTCCAGTTGAATTCATTGAATATCAATTCTCGCAAAAGAACAGCTATGACACAACAGTGGCAGTGAAAAAGGACAATACTGTCCATGAATATAGTGGCAAAGGGAACGGAAGACTTGACGCTATCAGTAATGCCCTGCAATCGTCATTGGGTATCCAATACAAGGATTTAGTTTATACAGAGCATGCCCTTGAAACAGGTTCTGAGTCAAAAGCCGTTTCTTACGTTGGATTTACAGCCGCAAACGGCTCCATTTACTGGGGATGTGGAATCGATGCAGACATTATGACATCCTCCATTAAAGCCCTGTTCAGTGCCGTTAACAATATGGTCAGAAGTGAACAGCCTGCTGCAGAGCAAGGATATTCCTTGTCTAAATAA
- a CDS encoding ROK family protein, protein MYFVLDIGGTFIKYALMDTAGNISSKGKMPAPRTNLDDFEEVLFGILDEHDLSAVKGIAVSCPGTVDVDTGMIYYGGSFPFLHEVNLAKRIGDRYEKDVSIENDGKCAALAELWLGSIKGAKDAVVLVLGSGVGGGIVVDGKLHRGVNLSAGEMSFVMDKIDMTSRKAQFFGSDCSAVRMVRLIGEAKQLDDPTDGEAVFEYINNQDEEANEIFNEFCFYLASQILNLQYILDPEIFAIGGGISAQPILIERTKWAIEEIKTANPPHMANPKIEVCKFRNDANLYGALYHFFVSKEKEIVTKQ, encoded by the coding sequence ATGTATTTCGTACTTGATATCGGTGGAACGTTTATTAAATATGCATTAATGGATACTGCTGGGAACATTTCTTCAAAAGGAAAAATGCCCGCTCCTCGAACGAATTTGGACGATTTTGAAGAGGTTCTGTTTGGAATTTTAGATGAACACGATTTATCGGCCGTAAAAGGGATTGCTGTAAGCTGTCCAGGGACGGTAGATGTAGATACAGGTATGATTTATTATGGAGGGTCCTTTCCATTTCTTCATGAAGTGAATCTTGCGAAAAGAATTGGGGACAGGTATGAAAAAGATGTCTCCATTGAAAATGACGGGAAGTGTGCCGCTTTAGCTGAATTGTGGCTTGGAAGTATTAAGGGTGCCAAGGATGCAGTCGTATTAGTGCTTGGAAGCGGTGTAGGCGGTGGTATTGTTGTTGACGGCAAACTGCATCGTGGAGTGAATCTATCTGCTGGTGAAATGAGCTTTGTGATGGATAAAATAGACATGACAAGCAGGAAAGCACAGTTTTTTGGCTCCGATTGTTCGGCAGTCCGAATGGTGCGTCTTATCGGAGAAGCAAAGCAGCTTGATGATCCAACAGATGGCGAAGCCGTATTTGAATACATAAACAATCAGGATGAAGAAGCTAATGAAATATTCAATGAGTTTTGTTTTTATCTAGCTTCCCAAATATTGAACCTGCAATATATTTTAGATCCGGAGATATTTGCAATAGGCGGTGGAATCAGTGCCCAGCCTATCTTAATTGAAAGAACAAAATGGGCAATTGAGGAAATAAAGACAGCTAATCCTCCTCATATGGCTAATCCGAAAATAGAAGTTTGCAAGTTCCGAAATGATGCAAACCTTTACGGGGCACTTTATCATTTTTTTGTCAGCAAGGAAAAGGAAATAGTGACTAAACAGTAG